From Chaetodon auriga isolate fChaAug3 chromosome 10, fChaAug3.hap1, whole genome shotgun sequence, a single genomic window includes:
- the LOC143326927 gene encoding metabotropic glutamate receptor 6-like → MTSSGPTPFPLSPPYHRHHISLWIGRTLRQSSLQPRLLLSLLLCIGGQVVQVSASHQHFHPHSIKIPGDITLGGLFPIHARGPHGLPCGELKKEKGIHRMEAMLYALDQINSDPEVLPNITLGARILDTCSRDTYALEQSLTFVQALIQKDTSDIRCSNGEPPIIRKPERVVGVIGASASSVSIMVANILRLFEIPQVSYASTAPELSDNNRYDFFSRVVPPDSYQAQAMLDIVKALGWNYVSTLASEGNYGESGVDAFMQISREAGGVCIAQSVKIPREPTAGEFDKIIKRLMETSNARGVIIFANEDDIKCVLEAAKRANLTGHFLFVGSDSWGAKSSPIAELEDVAEGAVTILPKRASIDGFDQYFISRSLENNRRNIWFNEFWEDDFRCKLTRPGIKLDPDKKKCTGEERIGRDSSYEQEGKVQFVIDAVYAVAYALHNMHQDLCPGSSGVCGKMDPVEGRSLLGYIRAVNFNGSAGTSVLFNENGDAPGRYDIFQFQMTNHSHPGYHVIGQWTNNLRLNLEEMQWSGGHKSVPDSICSFPCKPGERKKMVKGVPCCWHCELCDGYQYQLDEFTCETCPPDMRPAPNRTTCRPTPIIKLEWNSPWALVPASIAMLGILATSAVVITFIRFNDTPIVRASGRELSYVLLTGIFLIYLITFLMITEPGVVACAFRRLLLGLGMAITYSAMLTKTNRIYRIFEQGKRSVTPPKFISPTSQLIITFILISVQVLGVFIWFAVVPPHTIIDYEELRPPNPDLARGILKCDMSDLSIICCLSYSIILMVTCTVYAVKSRGVPETFNEAKPIGFTMYTTCIIWLAFVPIFFGTAQSSEKMFIQTATLTVSMSLSAFVSLGMLYVPKVYVIIFHPEQNVQKRKRSFKAVVQAARLSQKSLNEKQNGETKIEPDRSQ, encoded by the exons ATGACATCATCAGGCCCCACCcccttccccctctcccccccctaTCACCGTCATCACATTTCTCTCTGGATTGGACGAACTCTGCGTCAGTCTTCGCTGCAGCCCCgcctcctgctgtctctcttgctctgtatTGGTGGACAGGTGGTTCAAGTGAGTGCCTCCCACCAGCACTTCCACCCGCACTCCATAAAGATACCTGGTGACATCACTCTGGGCGGGTTGTTCCCCATTCACGCCCGCGGCCCCCATGGTTTGCCTTGCGGggagctgaagaaggagaagggcATCCACCGTATGGAGGCCATGTTGTATGCCCTGGACCAGATCAACAGTGACCCTGAGGTGTTACCAAACATCACGCTGGGGGCCCGCATCCTGGACACCTGCTCCAGAGACACCTACGCTCTTGAACAATCGCTCACCTTCGTCCAGGCACTGATCCAGAAAGACACATCTGACATCCGCTGCTCCAACGGAGAGCCACCCATCATTCGGAAACCAGAGAGGGTGGTGGGAGTGATTGGAGCGTCTGCTAGCTCCGTGTCCATCATGGTGGCCAACATCCTGAGACTGTTCGAG ATCCCTCAGGTGAGTTATGCATCCACGGCTCCAGAGCTCAGCGATAATAACCGCTATGACTTCTTCTCTCGGGTGGTTCCTCCGGACTCATACCAGGCTCAGGCCATGCTGGACATTGTCAAAGCTCTGGGCTGGAACTACGTCTCCACGCTCGCCTCTGAGGGAAACTACGGAGAGAGCGGAGTCGATGCCTTCATGCAGATCTCCAGAGAGGCTG gtGGGGTGTGTATTGCTCAGTCAGTGAAGATTCCTCGCGAGCCAACAGCTGGAGAGTTTGACAAGATCATCAAACGTCTGATGGAGACGAGTAACGCCAGAGGAGTGATCATCTTCGCAAATGAGGACGACATcaa GTGTGTCCTTGAAGCAGCAAAGCGTGCTAACCTAacaggtcacttcctgtttgtgggGTCGGACAGCTGGGGAGCAAAGAGTTCACCAATtgcagagctggaggatgttGCTGAGGGTGCTGTCACCATCCTGCCTAAACGGGCTTCAATAGATg GCTTCGATCAGTACTTCATATCTCGTTCTCTGGAGAACAACCGCAGGAATATCTGGTTCAATGAGTTCTGGGAGGATGACTTCAGGTGTAAATTGACCCGACCTGGAATCAAACTGGACCCTGACAAGAAGAAATGTACAG GCGAGGAGAGAATTGGTCGGGACTCGTCCTACGAGCAGGAGGGCAAGGTTCAGTTTGTGATTGATGCAGTTTACGCCGTTGCTTATGCGCTGCACAACATGCATCAGGATCTGTGTCCTGGCAGCTCCGGAGTCTGCGGCAAGATGGACCCTGTGGAGGGACGTTCACTGCTTGGCTACATCAGAGCTGTCAATTTCAAtg gaagTGCAGGAACGAGTGTTTTGTTCAATGAGAACGGAGATGCTCCTGGTCGCTATGACATCTTCCAGTTCCAGATGACCAATCACAGCCATCCTGGATACCATGTCATCGGTCAGTGGACCAATAACCTGAGACTCAAC ttgGAGGAGATGCAGTGGTCTGGAGGACATAAATCAGTTCCAGActccatctgcagctttccatgtaaaccaggagagaggaagaagatggtGAAAGGAGTTCCCTGCTGCTGGCACTGTGAG ctctgtgatggGTATCAGTACCAGCTTGATGAGTTTACCTGTGAGACCTGTCCACCAGACATGCGCCCTGCCCCCAACAGAACCACCTGTCGGCCAACTCCGATCATTAAACTTGAGTGGAACTCCCCCTGGGCCCTGGTACCTGCCTCTATTGCCATGCTTGGTATCCTAGCAACCAGTGCTGTGGTGATCACCTTCATCCGCTTCAATGATACACCAATCGTCAGAGCATCAGGGAGGGAACTCAGCTATGTACTACTGACAG gtatCTTCTTGATCTACCTGATCACCTTCCTGATGATCACAGAGCCAGGTGTGGTGGCCTGTGCATTCCGGCGTCTCCTGTTAGGCCTCGGCATGGCCATCACCTATTCTGCCATGTTGACCAAAACCAACCGCATCTACCGCATCTTTGAGCAAGGCAAGAGGTCTGTAACACCACCAAAATTCATCAGCCCCACCTCCCAgctcatcatcaccttcatcctcATTTCTGTCCAG GTTCTGGGTGTGTTCATATGGTTCGCCGTTGTTCCTCCTCACACCATCATCGACTACGAGGAGCTCCGCCCCCCAAACCCTGACCTGGCCCGAGGCATCCTGAAGTGTGACATGTCtgacctgtcaatcatctgCTGCCTCAGCTACAGCATTATACTCATG GTAACATGTACAGTGTACGCAGTGAAGAGTCGTGGCGTTCCAGAGACATTTAACGAAGCAAAGCCAATCGGTTTCACCATGTATACCACCTGCATCATCTGGCTCGCCTTTGTACCAATCTTCTTTGGTACTGCCCAGTCCAGCGAGAAG ATGTTTATCCAGACAGCCACTCTGACTGTCTCCATGTCTCTCAGTGCATTTGTCTCTCTTGGGATGCTCTACGTGCCGAAGGTTTATGTTATCATTTTCCACCCTGAACAGAACgtgcagaagaggaagagaagcttCAAG GCCGTTGTACAGGCTGCCAGATTGTCTCAAAAATCtttaaatgagaaacagaaTGGAGAGACAAAAATTGAACCTGATAGATCGCAGTAA